The following are encoded together in the Planococcus antarcticus DSM 14505 genome:
- the rpsT gene encoding 30S ribosomal protein S20 translates to MPNIKSAIKRVRTNDTKNAQNSHVKSAMRSSIKKAETALTNKDDNASDTVKAAIKQVEKAASKGLIHKNTAARKKARLMKQA, encoded by the coding sequence ATGCCAAACATTAAATCTGCAATCAAACGTGTGCGTACGAACGACACTAAAAACGCTCAAAACTCACATGTGAAATCAGCAATGCGTTCTTCTATTAAGAAAGCTGAAACAGCTTTGACTAACAAAGACGATAACGCTAGCGATACTGTAAAAGCGGCGATTAAACAGGTGGAAAAAGCGGCTTCTAAAGGCTTGATCCATAAAAACACTGCAGCTCGTAAAAAAGCTCGCTTGATGAAACAAGCGTAA
- the lepA gene encoding translation elongation factor 4, which produces MNNEERLSRQSKIRNFSIIAHIDHGKSTLADRILEKTEALTSREMKAQSLDSMDLERERGITIKLNAVQLNYKAKDGEIYIMHLIDTPGHVDFTYEVSRSLAACEGAVLVVDAAQGIEAQTLANVYLALDNDLEILPVINKIDLPAADPERVRQEIEEVIGLDASEAVLASAKAGIGIEEILEQIVEKVPAPTGDPSAPLKALIFDSLYDPYRGIVAYIRIVEGTVKPGDRIKMMASGKEFEVIESGVFTPHATLRDELTVGDVGFLTAGIKNVGDSTVGDTITLANNPAVKALPGYRRLNPMVYCGMYPIDTSKYNDLRDALEKLELNDAALQFEPESSQALGFGYRCGFLGLLHMEIIQERIEREFSIDLITTAPSVIYDVHMTDGEILKIDNPAMMPDAQKIQMVEEPYVKATVMVPNDYVGAVMEICQRKRGNFLTMDYVDDSRVSIIYELPLAEIVYDFFDQLKSGTKGYASFDYELIGYKESKLVKMDILLNTEQVDALSFIVHRDFAYERGKVIVDKLKNLIPRQQFEVPIQAAIGQKIVARQTISAMRKNVLAKCYGGDISRKRKLLDKQKEGKKRMKQVGSVEVPQEAFMAILKMDDQSK; this is translated from the coding sequence ATGAATAATGAGGAAAGATTATCCCGACAAAGCAAAATCCGCAACTTCTCGATTATTGCGCACATTGATCATGGCAAGTCTACGCTTGCAGACCGAATTCTAGAAAAAACGGAAGCGTTGACTTCCCGAGAAATGAAAGCACAGTCACTGGATTCCATGGATCTCGAACGGGAACGTGGCATTACCATTAAATTGAATGCCGTCCAGCTCAATTATAAAGCTAAAGACGGAGAAATTTATATTATGCATTTGATCGACACACCAGGACATGTCGACTTCACTTATGAGGTATCGCGGAGCCTAGCCGCCTGTGAGGGAGCTGTATTGGTTGTCGATGCGGCTCAGGGAATTGAAGCCCAGACATTGGCGAACGTCTACCTGGCATTGGATAACGACTTGGAGATCCTGCCAGTCATCAATAAAATCGATTTGCCTGCCGCTGACCCAGAACGTGTTCGCCAGGAAATTGAAGAAGTGATCGGCTTAGATGCTTCTGAAGCCGTTTTGGCGTCAGCAAAAGCTGGAATCGGCATCGAAGAGATTCTTGAACAAATCGTCGAAAAAGTTCCTGCGCCAACCGGTGATCCGAGTGCACCATTGAAGGCCTTGATTTTTGATTCTCTCTACGATCCTTACCGCGGCATTGTAGCGTATATCCGGATTGTCGAGGGAACGGTGAAACCTGGCGATCGCATCAAAATGATGGCTTCCGGAAAAGAGTTTGAAGTCATAGAATCAGGTGTTTTCACCCCTCATGCGACACTGCGCGATGAATTGACTGTTGGAGACGTTGGCTTTTTGACTGCAGGCATTAAAAATGTCGGTGATTCGACTGTTGGCGATACCATAACGCTTGCCAATAATCCAGCAGTTAAAGCATTGCCCGGCTATCGTCGATTAAATCCCATGGTTTACTGTGGCATGTACCCAATCGATACATCGAAATACAACGATTTGCGCGACGCGTTGGAGAAATTGGAATTGAACGATGCAGCACTTCAGTTTGAACCTGAATCTTCCCAGGCGCTTGGCTTTGGCTACCGTTGCGGTTTCCTTGGCCTGTTGCACATGGAAATTATCCAGGAACGCATTGAGCGTGAATTTAGCATCGATTTGATCACCACGGCGCCAAGTGTAATTTATGACGTCCACATGACAGATGGGGAAATCCTGAAAATCGACAACCCTGCCATGATGCCCGATGCACAGAAAATCCAGATGGTCGAAGAGCCTTACGTCAAAGCGACTGTCATGGTACCCAATGATTACGTCGGTGCGGTCATGGAAATCTGCCAACGCAAACGCGGCAATTTCCTGACGATGGATTATGTCGATGACAGCCGTGTCAGCATTATCTATGAGCTGCCTCTGGCTGAAATCGTCTACGATTTCTTCGATCAATTAAAGTCTGGCACGAAAGGCTATGCTTCATTTGATTACGAACTGATCGGCTACAAGGAATCCAAACTCGTCAAGATGGATATCCTCTTAAACACCGAGCAGGTGGATGCACTGAGCTTTATCGTCCACCGCGACTTTGCCTATGAACGCGGCAAAGTCATCGTTGATAAATTGAAGAACTTGATTCCGCGCCAGCAGTTCGAAGTGCCGATTCAAGCAGCTATCGGTCAGAAAATTGTCGCGCGACAGACCATTAGTGCTATGCGTAAAAACGTTCTTGCGAAATGTTACGGAGGAGATATTTCCCGTAAGCGGAAACTTCTCGACAAGCAAAAAGAAGGTAAAAAGCGTATGAAACAAGTTGGATCTGTGGAAGTTCCACAAGAAGCATTTATGGCAATCCTAAAAATGGATGACCAATCAAAATAA
- the hemW gene encoding radical SAM family heme chaperone HemW, whose amino-acid sequence MVKGLYIHIPFCHQICFYCDFNKVYFKDQPVDAYIDSVGKELALWKQQGALDKPLETIFLGGGTPTSLTPAQLERLLSHIHRYVPMVAGLEWTSEANPDELTKDKIQVLYDGGVNRLSMGVQSFDEDLLKRLGRTHSNSDVKRAVDSARSVGFENLSFDLMYGLPGQSMHQWDDTLERAFAFDLPHFSAYSLIIEPKTVFYNLMTKGKLNTVTEDLEADMYEKLMNEMDKRGLKQYEISNFARPGHESHHNLLYWDNVEYIGVGAGAHGYVDGVRYSNAGPLKKYMAPLDAGERPILNTHEVPVHEKMEEELFLGLRKTSGVSLLHFQQKFRKPIQDVYGTILEKEITKENLEISGGFVRLTRKGRFVGNEVFEQFLLA is encoded by the coding sequence ATGGTAAAAGGATTGTACATCCATATTCCATTCTGTCACCAAATTTGTTTTTACTGTGATTTCAATAAAGTTTATTTCAAAGACCAGCCTGTGGATGCTTACATCGATTCAGTGGGCAAAGAACTGGCGTTATGGAAACAACAAGGCGCGCTCGATAAACCACTCGAGACGATTTTCTTAGGTGGAGGAACGCCAACATCGTTGACACCTGCTCAATTGGAAAGACTGTTGTCCCATATTCATCGTTACGTGCCAATGGTAGCTGGTTTGGAATGGACATCAGAAGCCAATCCGGACGAATTGACCAAAGATAAAATACAAGTGCTGTATGACGGGGGCGTTAATCGTTTAAGCATGGGCGTTCAGTCCTTTGACGAGGATTTGCTGAAGCGCCTTGGTCGAACCCACAGCAATTCAGACGTTAAGCGTGCGGTTGATTCAGCCCGTTCGGTCGGTTTTGAAAACCTGAGTTTTGATCTAATGTACGGATTGCCGGGACAAAGCATGCATCAATGGGATGATACCCTTGAGCGAGCATTTGCCTTCGATTTGCCGCATTTCTCAGCTTATTCTTTGATTATCGAACCGAAAACAGTTTTCTATAATTTGATGACAAAAGGCAAGCTCAATACTGTGACGGAAGACCTGGAAGCCGATATGTACGAAAAACTGATGAATGAGATGGACAAAAGAGGTTTGAAGCAATATGAAATTTCCAATTTCGCTCGTCCAGGCCATGAATCTCACCATAACCTATTGTATTGGGACAACGTTGAATATATCGGCGTCGGAGCTGGGGCGCATGGTTATGTAGACGGCGTCCGTTATTCGAATGCCGGTCCACTGAAAAAATACATGGCGCCATTAGATGCAGGCGAACGACCTATCCTCAACACGCACGAAGTGCCGGTTCATGAAAAAATGGAAGAGGAACTGTTTTTGGGGCTACGGAAAACATCTGGCGTGTCATTGCTTCATTTCCAACAAAAATTCCGAAAACCGATACAGGACGTGTACGGCACTATATTGGAGAAAGAAATTACTAAAGAAAATCTTGAGATTTCGGGCGGTTTTGTTCGGTTGACCAGAAAAGGCCGGTTTGTCGGCAATGAGGTTTTTGAACAATTTCTATTAGCATAA
- the hrcA gene encoding heat-inducible transcriptional repressor HrcA, which translates to MLTERQLLILKVTVDDYIQSAQPVGSNQLSKKAGIPFSPATIRNEMADLEGMGFLEKTHTSSGRIPSEKGYRYYVDHLLTPRPLPQQDIVRLRSVFEEKLTETEQVIKRSAMILSELTNYTSILLGPDVRRHIVKKLSIVPLAQDTAVAIIITDSGHVENRVFSIPPGLNPSDIEKMANILNERLVGVSLNNLHLRLEQETLTILKQHVERYGELFHTFRQAVLLPHDDENIYYGGKLNILKQPDFHDLQKIRDLMDVMEETKHIPMILPVGSQGLHIRIGSENELTAMEDCSVITVSYNIGEEQTGSIAIIGPKRMDYKRIVSILDLLSGDLSKELTRMFKGT; encoded by the coding sequence ATGTTAACAGAACGGCAACTGCTCATCTTAAAGGTGACAGTAGATGATTATATTCAATCAGCTCAGCCGGTAGGATCGAACCAACTCTCCAAAAAAGCCGGAATTCCTTTTAGTCCGGCGACCATCCGCAACGAAATGGCGGACTTGGAAGGCATGGGCTTTCTGGAAAAAACGCATACGTCTTCTGGACGCATCCCTTCTGAGAAGGGATACCGCTATTATGTCGACCACCTGCTAACGCCAAGGCCGCTGCCGCAACAGGACATTGTGCGGCTGCGCTCCGTTTTCGAAGAAAAATTGACAGAGACAGAGCAAGTTATCAAACGCTCTGCGATGATTCTTTCGGAGCTGACCAATTACACATCCATTTTACTGGGTCCTGATGTGCGCAGGCATATCGTTAAGAAATTGTCGATTGTTCCCTTGGCGCAAGATACTGCGGTTGCGATTATCATAACCGACTCAGGACACGTGGAAAATCGCGTATTTTCCATTCCGCCGGGGCTCAATCCATCGGATATTGAAAAAATGGCCAATATCCTTAATGAACGGCTTGTTGGTGTGTCACTGAACAATTTGCATCTGCGTCTGGAACAAGAAACATTGACGATTTTGAAACAGCATGTCGAACGTTACGGTGAACTATTCCATACGTTCAGACAAGCAGTTTTATTGCCGCATGACGATGAAAACATTTATTACGGCGGCAAGCTAAACATCCTGAAGCAACCGGATTTTCACGATCTACAGAAAATCAGGGATTTGATGGATGTTATGGAGGAAACCAAGCATATTCCGATGATCCTGCCCGTGGGAAGTCAAGGCCTCCACATACGTATTGGCTCGGAAAACGAGCTGACGGCCATGGAAGATTGCAGTGTCATCACGGTGTCGTATAATATCGGAGAAGAACAGACGGGGTCTATCGCCATAATCGGTCCGAAACGGATGGATTATAAACGCATCGTTTCCATATTGGATCTGTTGAGCGGTGATTTGTCGAAAGAGCTGACCCGTATGTTTAAAGGAACGTGA
- the grpE gene encoding nucleotide exchange factor GrpE: MAKKNEPLKTDEHGAPEDIEVKEPVPETEEQVEFADTETPEADLFGAQEQETVDEAGELRKQLEAEQNKYLRLLADYDNFKRRTQKDKELANQFRSQSLLSDILPVLDNFERALSLETNSEESASLLKGVEMVQKSLTEAVSREGLEEIKAVGEPFDPNFHQAVMQEKDESAEPGTVLQELQKGYVLKGRVLRPAMVKVNE; encoded by the coding sequence TTGGCTAAAAAAAACGAACCACTAAAAACAGACGAACATGGAGCACCTGAAGATATTGAAGTGAAAGAGCCGGTTCCGGAAACGGAAGAGCAGGTGGAATTCGCGGATACAGAAACACCAGAAGCTGATCTTTTCGGTGCACAAGAGCAGGAAACTGTGGATGAAGCTGGAGAACTTCGCAAGCAGTTAGAAGCTGAACAGAACAAATATTTGCGCCTTCTGGCTGATTATGATAATTTCAAACGGCGTACTCAAAAAGACAAAGAACTTGCTAATCAATTCCGTTCGCAATCCTTGCTGTCGGATATTCTACCGGTACTGGACAATTTCGAGCGTGCATTATCGCTTGAAACGAACAGTGAAGAATCGGCTTCCTTGTTGAAAGGCGTCGAAATGGTGCAAAAATCATTGACCGAAGCAGTCAGCCGTGAAGGCCTAGAAGAAATAAAAGCAGTCGGCGAACCATTCGACCCGAATTTCCATCAAGCGGTCATGCAGGAGAAAGATGAATCTGCTGAACCGGGAACTGTCTTACAGGAATTGCAAAAAGGCTATGTTCTAAAAGGACGGGTTCTTCGTCCAGCAATGGTAAAAGTAAACGAATAA